The Raphanus sativus cultivar WK10039 chromosome 2, ASM80110v3, whole genome shotgun sequence genome includes a region encoding these proteins:
- the LOC108821343 gene encoding NADH--cytochrome b5 reductase 1: MDTEFLRTLDRQILLGVFVAFVAVSAGAAYYLSSSKKRRGCLDPENFKEFKLVKKQQLSHNVAKFVFELPSSTAVLGLPIGQHISCRGKDAQGEDVIKPYTPTTLDSDLGRFELVIKMYPQGRMSHHFREMRVGDHLAVKGPKGRFKYQPGQFRAFGMLAGGSGITPMFQVARAILENPTDKTKVHLIYANVTYEDILLREELESLTANYPDQFKIYYVLNQPPETWDGGVGFVSKEMIQAHCPAPASDIQVLRCGPPPMNKAMAANLEALGYSPEMQFQF, translated from the exons ATGGATACCGAGTTTCTCCGCACCTTAGATCGCCAGATTCTCTTGGGCGTCTTCGTCGCTTTCGTCGCCGTCAGTGCCGGTGCTGCTTATTATCTCTCCTCCTCCAAGAAACGCAGAG GGTGTTTGGATCCAGAGAATTTCAAAGAGTTCAAGCTTGTTAAGAAGCAGCAACTCAGTCACAATGTCGCCAAATTCGTTTTTGAACTCCCTTCTTCTACTGCTGTCTTGGGTCTTCCCATTGGACAACACATCAGTTGCAG GGGAAAGGATGCTCAAGGAGAGGATGTTATTAAGCCTTACACTCCCACAACGTTAGATTCAGATCTTGGACGCTTTGAGCTTGTCATTAAG ATGTATCCACAAGGAAGGATGTCTCATCATTTCAGGGAGATGCGTGTTGGAGACCATCTTGCTGTAAAAGGACCAAAG GGGAGGTTCAAGTATCAGCCAGGTCAGTTTAGGGCATTTGGAATGCTTGCTGGAGGTTCAGGCATCACTCCCATGTTCCAA GTTGCAAGAGCGATTCTTGAAAACCCAACAGACAAGACAAAGGTGCATCTCATTTATGCCAATGTCACATACGAAGACATTCTCTTAAGG GAAGAATTGGAGAGTCTTACAGCCAATTACCCAGATCAATTCAAAATCTACTATGTTTTGAACCAG CCTCCGGAGACATGGGATGGTGGTGTTGGATTTGTATCAAAGGAAATGATCCAGGCTCATTGCCCTGCACCTGCATCCGATATTCAG GTCTTGAGATGTGGACCACCGCCAATGAACAAGGCCATGGCTGCAAACCTTGAAGCTCTTGGTTACTCTCCAGAGATGCAATTCCAATTCTAA
- the LOC108843443 gene encoding AAA-ATPase At5g17760: protein MLFSRDLPSPTSIFTAYASMAGYMMMIRSMAHELIPAPVQEFIYSTLRSLFFRSSSTTLTLTIDDDNMGMDNEIYLDAQTYLSTKISPDAVRLRISKGHKDKHVTLHLSNGEIIVDVYQDVELRWRFVTDGGDKSNGGGDDDGKREYFELSFDKKHRDLVINSYVPYIESKAKDINDERRILMMHSLNCLRWESVILEHPSTFETMAMEDDLKRDVIDDLDRFIRRKEFYKRVGKAWKRGYLLYGPPGTGKSSLVAAMANYLRFDVYDLQLATVMRDSDLRRLLLATRNRSILVVEDIDCAVDLPNRVEKQPVDGKNRGESQGQLTLSGLLNFIDGLWSSCGDERIIIFTTNHKDRLDPALLRPGRMDMHIYMGHCSFQGFKTLASNYLGLNDTTMPHRLYPEIQRLMDGEVITPAQVAEELMKSEDVDMALEGLVNVLEKMRLKPDESGPVMKKKESRLEMEEMRLRGDLEGSPKKNSKRIKKLVLFWT, encoded by the exons ATGTTATTCTCTAGGGACCTTCCTTCACCGACCTCAATTTTCACAGCTTACGCATCAATGGCTGGTTACATGATGATGATACGTTCAATGGCTCACGAGCTCATCCCAGCTCCAGTCCAAGAGTTCATCTACTCTACTCTCCGCTCTCTCTTCTTCCGTTCTTCTTCCACAACTCTGACTCTAACCATCGACGACGACAACATGGGCATGGACAACGAGATCTACCTCGACGCTCAGACTTACCTCTCCACCAAGATCAGTCCAGACGCAGTCAGGCTCAGAATCAGCAAAGGCCATAAGGACAAACACGTCACGTTGCATCTCAGCAACGGTGAAATCATCGTCGACGTGTACCAAGACGTCGAGCTCAGGTGGAGGTTTGTTACCGACGGTGGAGACAAGTCAAACGGTGGTGGAGACGACGATGGCAAGAGAGAGTACTTCGAGCTGAGTTTCGACAAGAAGCACAGAGATTTGGTTATAAACTCTTACGTTCCTTACATCGAGAGTAAAGCTAAAGACATCAACGACGAGAGGAGGATCTTGATGATGCATTCTCTCAACTGCCTCCGTTGGGAATCAGTTATCCTCGAGCATCCTTCCACTTTTGAGACAATGGCCATGGAAGATGACCTCAAGCGTGACGTCATCGACGATCTTGATCGGTTCATTCGGAGGAAAGAGTTTTACAAGAGAGTAGGGAAAGCTTGGAAGAGGGGTTACTTGCTGTATGGACCACCAGGAACCGGTAAGTCTAGTTTGGTTGCAGCCATGGCTAACTACCTCAGGTTTGATGTCTATGATCTTCAGCTGGCTACTGTGATGCGTGACTCTGACCTAAGGAGGCTCTTACTGGCCACACGTAACCGGTCGATTCTTGTCGTAGAAGATATCGACTGTGCAGTGGACTTGCCCAATAGGGTTGAAAAACAGCCTGTTGATGGCAAGAACCGTGGCGAGTCTCAG GGACAATTGACGTTATCGGGGCTACTAAATTTCATAGACGGATTATGGTCAAGCTGTGGAGACGAGCGGATTATAATATTCACGACGAACCATAAAGATAGGCTTGACCCGGCATTGCTACGTCCTGGTCGTATGGACATGCACATTTACATGGGACACTGTTCTTTTCAAGGATTCAAGACTTTAGCCTCTAACTATTTGGGCTTGAACGACACCACAATGCCACACCGTCTTTATCCTGAGATCCAGCGGTTAATGGATGGGGAAGTAATTACGCCGGCACAAGTCGCCGAGGAGCTGATGAAAAGCGAGGATGTTGACATGGCGCTCGAGGGGTTGGTGAATGTGTTAGAGAAGATGAGGTTAAAACCTGATGAATCAGGTccggtgatgaagaagaaggagagtaGATTAGAGATGGAGGAGATGAGATTAAGGGGTGATTTGGAGGGTTCCCCGAAGAAAAACAGCAAAAGGATTAAgaaacttgttttgttttggactTAA